A region of Ferruginibacter albus DNA encodes the following proteins:
- a CDS encoding circularly permuted type 2 ATP-grasp protein, with translation MILGLLDDAGFQQYLTEGYNYEGLSGNDEILSRHWHTFFQSFNKLGYKEVNSRNDALLRLLKENGVTYNIYGDPKGLNRPWELDLLPYIISEKEWHLMETGLTQRAELFNLILKDIYGEQQLIKNGLLPMELVYRHPGFLRECVGINLPHKSNLVLYAADMAKSNDGKIWIVTDRTQAPSGSGYAWENRAAMIRILPELFNGLTVRHQQPYFTALSNALSNMAPHNNHHPRIVILTPGPNNETYFEHSYMASLLGYTLVQGNDLLVKDNYVWLKTLEGLEKVDVIMRRVDDIFCDPLELKNDSQLGVPGLLQAVRSGNVSIANPLGSSVLENPGFMPFLENICRYYFDTDLVMHNIASWWCGQPKELKYVLDNLSSLVVKRIYRETGAPTSTDGSELSSKELEALALRIKADPQLYVGQEKVGITPVPSLVDGKILSRNTLFRSFMVNNSNEYTLLAGGLSRTSAEEGNFVISNQLGGLSKDTWVIGTEPERTIVGSVSEPSIEDLEYATPVLPSHTAENLYWVGRYTERVLGNARFFRTVVQYITEGNRLQAKNNIETERRLLKALTQYTYTHPGFAKSIRLMEKPLPELKDVLLNENRAGSLKYNYQFFKNTVYAVREHWSTDAWRLLRGMEELWQNIPDTENVNLGMIDPLNQLITSMMAFMGLNRESISREQGWLILDAGRKIEYSLLLINMIMSMLVTRYKDEIEYNLQEAFLVSNESLVSYRYKYKAHIQLPLVLELMLFDANNPRSLAYQLERLHVSIYSLPDKVEEGDLAEHKKLLLELQELMEMAHKAQLTSIEANKKKYKRLEAFLTEAGDLLQTINNAISKRYFKHQQKQQQLFLAE, from the coding sequence ATGATTTTAGGGTTATTGGACGATGCAGGTTTTCAGCAATACCTTACGGAAGGATACAATTATGAGGGTTTATCAGGCAATGATGAGATCCTGAGCCGGCATTGGCATACATTCTTTCAATCGTTTAATAAATTAGGATACAAAGAAGTAAACAGTCGCAACGATGCTTTGTTACGGTTGCTGAAAGAGAACGGCGTTACTTATAATATATATGGTGATCCGAAAGGATTGAATCGTCCGTGGGAGTTGGACCTGTTGCCTTATATCATCAGCGAAAAAGAATGGCATTTGATGGAAACGGGCTTAACACAACGTGCCGAATTATTCAATTTAATTTTAAAGGATATTTATGGAGAGCAGCAACTGATAAAAAACGGCTTGCTGCCAATGGAATTAGTATACCGTCACCCGGGATTTTTACGTGAATGTGTAGGAATAAATTTGCCGCATAAAAGCAATCTTGTTTTATATGCAGCCGACATGGCTAAAAGCAACGATGGAAAGATCTGGATAGTAACAGACAGAACACAGGCTCCATCCGGCTCCGGCTATGCATGGGAAAACCGTGCAGCCATGATACGCATATTGCCGGAACTCTTCAACGGATTAACCGTGCGTCATCAGCAACCTTATTTTACTGCTTTAAGCAATGCGTTAAGCAATATGGCTCCGCATAATAATCATCACCCACGCATTGTAATATTAACACCGGGACCTAATAACGAAACTTATTTTGAGCATTCGTATATGGCATCCCTGTTGGGTTATACATTGGTGCAAGGCAATGATCTATTGGTAAAGGACAATTATGTTTGGCTAAAAACACTGGAAGGGTTGGAAAAAGTAGATGTGATCATGCGCAGGGTGGATGATATTTTTTGCGATCCCCTGGAATTAAAAAATGACTCACAGTTAGGGGTACCCGGTTTATTGCAGGCAGTACGCAGCGGCAATGTAAGCATTGCAAACCCTTTAGGGAGCAGTGTTTTGGAAAACCCGGGCTTTATGCCTTTCTTGGAAAATATTTGCCGTTATTATTTTGATACAGACCTGGTGATGCACAACATTGCTTCGTGGTGGTGTGGTCAGCCGAAAGAATTGAAGTATGTGCTGGATAATCTTTCTTCATTGGTAGTAAAAAGAATATATAGAGAAACGGGTGCGCCAACATCAACAGATGGATCGGAACTTTCATCCAAAGAGCTGGAAGCGCTGGCGTTGAGAATAAAAGCTGATCCGCAATTATATGTAGGGCAGGAGAAAGTAGGCATTACGCCGGTACCTTCTTTAGTTGACGGAAAAATTTTGAGCCGCAATACACTGTTCAGGAGCTTTATGGTGAATAACAGTAACGAATACACGCTTCTCGCCGGCGGCTTAAGTCGTACTTCTGCAGAAGAAGGAAATTTTGTTATTTCTAACCAGTTGGGGGGCTTAAGTAAAGATACATGGGTAATAGGAACTGAACCGGAACGCACCATTGTAGGTTCAGTAAGCGAACCATCCATCGAAGACCTGGAATATGCTACGCCGGTATTGCCAAGCCACACTGCCGAAAATCTTTACTGGGTGGGCAGGTATACAGAACGGGTGTTAGGGAATGCCCGCTTTTTCAGAACGGTTGTACAATATATTACCGAGGGCAATCGCCTGCAGGCAAAGAATAATATAGAAACAGAGCGTCGCTTATTGAAAGCTTTGACGCAATATACCTATACGCATCCCGGCTTTGCAAAAAGCATACGCTTAATGGAAAAGCCCCTTCCTGAATTAAAAGATGTTTTATTAAATGAAAACAGGGCAGGTAGTTTAAAATATAATTACCAGTTTTTTAAAAATACTGTCTATGCCGTAAGGGAGCATTGGTCAACAGATGCCTGGCGCCTGTTACGGGGCATGGAAGAGTTATGGCAAAATATTCCTGATACAGAAAATGTGAATTTAGGAATGATAGACCCATTGAACCAATTGATCACTTCCATGATGGCATTTATGGGATTGAATAGGGAAAGCATTTCGAGAGAGCAAGGCTGGTTAATATTAGATGCGGGTCGTAAGATAGAGTACAGTCTTTTACTGATAAATATGATCATGTCGATGCTGGTCACACGGTATAAGGATGAGATAGAATATAATCTGCAGGAAGCATTTTTAGTGAGTAATGAAAGTTTGGTGAGTTACCGTTATAAATACAAAGCGCATATTCAATTGCCATTGGTGTTAGAGCTGATGTTGTTTGATGCGAACAATCCCCGTTCATTGGCTTACCAGTTGGAGCGTTTGCATGTAA
- a CDS encoding Ig-like domain-containing protein, whose protein sequence is MKRTPTLNLQKILPALKHVLILISTVFCTINVMSQTVPCNQRAIANASFAYTGGGAEPARWDVNQASSTGFSIDQTAYTYTSTGNFSSQNIDWANPNSNLNNSRQYAIVRNPKDLNPQYANIPTDGMMVINPRQGQDDQFAQFQIGNLQPLQTYYVEIKVYNVISAPSTGPGGCNQWCNWNNELKIKWEGNANNAHDGQSNTNWTGSNGDNVASGGWDAWGNQNSHIMRVTPAGSYAILTGQMTLGDKTNGFTFTFYKQDGSSTMPVVLGIDYIKVYGCQQEAINVSGGTTNVCEATEITLTAQGIGSEGSVYSWYKNGTLIPGRTSDTLNVVSAIGPGTQDNYRAKGEWDTASVTLTSKICCSSVGGTSDEVYRQSFNALTYVCPTGGTPDGSRHGGYADIPDKGTKNFIDAAYTYAGSTCNSLNDGQYAVVQSSFAGNYWQNRPEVKDHTGGSGSGALFINATGNVNSVFYKSNFDNLCQNTRYEFTVWYASLATGSETKPSMEFAIYNGATKVDAVQTGVIPANEQWYEASVTFVTPSTGSPTYTLQVTNLVGSASAGNDLMIDDIVVKKCTPSINLYHSGTKDTALSTCSNTPVPLKVTTFYDLPLAITGSSSGVVYYQWMSASSPNGPWTNIGNPERTGVYSATPTTTTTYYRAKVSSDSVRAANGQPPLASECGNDGMTYSFKLVKGQGNLNPAATGGGAFCPGGSILLFGNPDTGDEWKWMKGSTFSTATVIPGRDYSDSNQNKGYSKIFVPGDEGNYYFVAKNADGCEAYASVTVIAYPVPNISGPTTVCQGGSIQLTETTGAIPATVNPWTSSPVLTASVDNTGKVTSQLLIGDALITFRNSNGCQDTLTIWVNAIPTISGTTTVTAGSTSQLTGDGTPAASAPWTSSNTGVATIDNTGKVSAIAAGTTTITYTNSNGCQKTVTVTVTTLPTITGNLSVCLNKTTQLTGSPTAAASNAWVSSNTSVATISNSGLVTAVSVGTSKIIYTNSNADTVSAVVTVNDLPTITGTLAVSTGSTSQLTGSPTAAASNAWVSSNTSVATVSNTGLVSGLVDGTTTITYTNSNGCTTTAVVSVSSSPIISGKLTVCVNGTTKLSATTSPATPTAWSSSDLTVATIDNTGLVSGKKAGTTTITYLDAAGNDTTATVTVNDLPVISGSQNVCAQTSTTYTASGTPAATNPWSTSDASIASINQTNGKILALKGGAVTITYTDINGCSAGLPVTVNALPLITGNAELCQNSTTQLASTATAAASNAWVSSNGGVASVSNAGLVTAISTGTTIITYTDNNTCTDTMQVTVDAIPSAPTGTPTQPSCTTATGSITVTSPASGVTYSFDNGNSYQASATVGNLLPNTYQLVVKSIAGGCISSSQSVTINQPPVIPQAPAANITQTSCTSATGTIAASSTTPNVEYSFDNGATFQPGGTSSALVAGTYQVLVKEISGGCVSTATTAIINTQPTAPADPQLNIVQPTCTNTNGFITVVNAQNNATYSFDNGVTYQTSATSGALSQGNYQVIGKSNAGGCLSNAAPAPINAPPAIPPAPTVGNNGIVKYCQQDLAQPLTANGTNLTWYNSFGASIGTTAPTPLTDQGGSTTYYVTSSNGICESPRTGITVTVSAVSAYAGGPVVAVEEGKSARLNGQASGTGTLTISWSPATYLNRTDIDTPTVTPLKDKLYTMKVTTADGCSDTSSVQVLILKIPVIPNAFSPNGDGINDKWVITNLEGYEGSTVSIFNRYGQLLYEVAGLSYSNNAWDGTVHGNPVPVGTYYYIIKLVDGKKPISGSISVIR, encoded by the coding sequence ATGAAGAGAACTCCTACGTTGAACTTACAAAAAATTCTACCGGCACTTAAACATGTATTGATCTTAATAAGTACAGTTTTCTGTACGATAAATGTGATGTCGCAGACAGTGCCTTGTAATCAAAGAGCAATAGCAAATGCTTCTTTTGCTTATACCGGCGGAGGTGCCGAACCTGCTCGTTGGGATGTTAACCAGGCTAGTTCTACCGGTTTTTCTATCGATCAAACTGCTTATACCTATACATCTACCGGAAACTTTTCCAGCCAAAATATAGATTGGGCAAACCCAAATAGTAATTTAAATAACAGCAGGCAATACGCTATTGTAAGAAACCCTAAAGATCTTAACCCTCAATATGCCAATATACCTACTGACGGTATGATGGTGATAAACCCAAGGCAAGGGCAGGACGATCAATTTGCACAATTTCAAATTGGGAATTTACAACCGCTTCAAACGTATTATGTAGAAATAAAAGTATACAATGTTATATCTGCGCCTTCAACAGGGCCTGGTGGCTGTAACCAATGGTGTAACTGGAACAATGAATTAAAGATCAAATGGGAAGGTAATGCCAATAATGCGCACGACGGTCAAAGTAATACCAACTGGACAGGTTCAAATGGAGACAATGTTGCAAGTGGTGGTTGGGATGCCTGGGGAAATCAAAACTCTCACATAATGAGGGTTACACCGGCAGGGTCTTATGCTATCTTAACAGGACAGATGACCTTGGGTGATAAAACCAATGGATTCACCTTTACATTTTACAAGCAAGATGGTTCATCCACTATGCCTGTTGTTTTAGGGATAGATTATATTAAAGTATATGGCTGCCAACAGGAAGCTATTAATGTTTCCGGTGGTACAACGAATGTTTGTGAAGCAACAGAAATAACTTTAACAGCGCAGGGAATAGGTTCCGAAGGTTCTGTTTACAGCTGGTATAAGAATGGAACATTAATTCCCGGAAGAACCTCCGATACATTAAATGTTGTGAGCGCTATTGGTCCTGGTACACAAGATAACTATAGAGCAAAAGGAGAGTGGGATACTGCAAGTGTTACATTGACATCAAAAATATGTTGCAGTAGTGTGGGCGGTACAAGCGATGAAGTATATAGACAAAGCTTTAATGCACTTACATATGTTTGTCCAACGGGTGGAACACCTGATGGTTCAAGGCATGGAGGATATGCAGATATTCCTGATAAAGGAACAAAGAATTTTATTGACGCTGCTTATACCTATGCTGGAAGTACCTGTAATTCTTTAAACGATGGACAGTATGCAGTAGTGCAAAGTTCTTTTGCAGGGAATTATTGGCAGAACCGTCCCGAAGTGAAAGACCATACCGGTGGAAGTGGTAGCGGTGCTTTGTTCATCAATGCTACAGGTAATGTAAATTCAGTTTTTTATAAATCAAACTTTGATAATTTATGTCAGAATACCCGGTATGAATTTACCGTATGGTATGCGTCTTTGGCTACGGGTTCCGAAACAAAGCCAAGTATGGAGTTTGCAATATATAATGGAGCAACAAAAGTGGATGCTGTACAAACGGGCGTAATACCTGCTAACGAACAATGGTACGAAGCATCTGTAACATTTGTAACACCATCAACCGGAAGTCCGACTTATACTTTACAGGTAACCAACCTGGTGGGTAGCGCTTCTGCAGGGAATGACCTGATGATCGATGATATTGTGGTGAAAAAATGTACGCCATCCATTAACCTCTATCATAGTGGAACAAAAGATACTGCACTTTCAACTTGTAGCAATACGCCTGTACCGTTAAAGGTTACTACTTTTTATGACCTGCCGTTAGCCATTACCGGTAGCTCTTCGGGTGTTGTTTACTACCAGTGGATGAGTGCTTCTTCACCTAATGGTCCATGGACGAATATCGGTAACCCCGAAAGGACAGGTGTTTATTCTGCTACGCCAACTACCACAACTACTTATTACAGGGCAAAAGTTTCCAGTGATAGTGTTAGAGCTGCCAATGGTCAACCTCCATTAGCTTCTGAATGTGGTAACGATGGCATGACTTACTCTTTTAAGCTTGTTAAAGGACAAGGAAATTTAAACCCTGCAGCTACTGGTGGAGGGGCTTTTTGCCCGGGAGGCTCTATACTTCTTTTTGGAAACCCTGATACAGGCGATGAATGGAAATGGATGAAAGGGTCCACATTTAGTACAGCCACAGTTATTCCTGGACGTGATTATAGTGATAGCAATCAAAATAAAGGGTATTCAAAAATATTTGTTCCCGGCGATGAAGGTAATTATTATTTTGTAGCGAAAAATGCGGATGGATGCGAAGCTTATGCTTCTGTAACTGTAATTGCATATCCGGTTCCTAATATTAGTGGACCAACAACAGTTTGTCAAGGAGGCAGCATTCAATTGACAGAAACCACCGGAGCTATTCCTGCTACTGTAAACCCATGGACATCATCGCCTGTTTTAACTGCATCAGTCGATAACACAGGGAAAGTAACTTCGCAGCTTTTAATAGGAGATGCTCTAATAACATTTAGAAATAGTAATGGTTGCCAGGATACTCTTACTATATGGGTTAATGCTATACCTACTATATCCGGCACTACAACAGTAACAGCGGGCAGCACGTCTCAGTTAACAGGAGATGGCACTCCCGCAGCATCTGCTCCCTGGACATCTTCCAATACAGGAGTTGCAACAATAGATAATACAGGTAAGGTATCCGCAATTGCAGCAGGTACTACTACTATAACTTATACGAATAGCAACGGCTGTCAAAAAACGGTAACCGTAACCGTTACTACCTTACCTACTATTACGGGTAATTTAAGTGTTTGTTTAAATAAAACCACGCAGTTAACAGGTTCTCCAACAGCCGCCGCCTCTAATGCATGGGTATCTTCCAATACTTCAGTAGCTACTATAAGTAACTCAGGTCTTGTAACGGCTGTAAGCGTTGGTACCAGTAAAATAATTTATACCAATAGCAATGCAGATACAGTAAGTGCCGTTGTAACAGTGAATGATCTGCCAACCATCACCGGCACTTTAGCTGTAAGCACCGGCAGTACATCACAGTTAACAGGTTCTCCAACAGCGGCAGCCTCTAATGCATGGGTATCTTCCAATACTTCTGTAGCCACTGTAAGTAATACAGGATTGGTTTCAGGTTTGGTAGATGGTACAACTACTATTACCTATACTAACAGCAACGGATGTACGACAACTGCTGTCGTATCTGTATCTTCTAGTCCGATCATATCCGGTAAGCTAACGGTTTGCGTGAACGGTACCACAAAGCTGTCGGCAACTACAAGTCCGGCTACACCAACGGCATGGTCATCTTCTGACCTTACTGTTGCAACCATAGATAATACAGGATTAGTAAGTGGTAAAAAAGCAGGAACTACCACTATTACTTATCTGGATGCTGCAGGTAATGATACTACAGCAACAGTAACAGTAAATGACCTGCCTGTAATTAGTGGCTCTCAAAATGTATGCGCACAAACCAGTACAACATATACAGCTTCCGGTACGCCGGCAGCAACAAATCCATGGTCAACTTCTGATGCTTCTATTGCTTCTATTAATCAAACGAACGGAAAGATATTAGCATTAAAAGGAGGGGCAGTTACTATTACTTATACTGATATCAATGGTTGCAGCGCCGGTTTACCTGTAACCGTAAATGCATTGCCGTTGATCACGGGGAATGCTGAGCTTTGTCAAAATAGTACTACGCAATTAGCAAGTACAGCTACTGCTGCTGCATCTAATGCATGGGTATCTTCTAATGGTGGTGTTGCCAGTGTTAGTAATGCCGGATTAGTAACAGCTATTTCTACCGGAACAACTATAATTACTTATACAGATAATAATACCTGTACAGATACTATGCAGGTTACAGTGGATGCAATTCCTTCAGCACCTACCGGTACTCCCACACAGCCTAGCTGTACTACAGCAACGGGATCGATTACCGTTACTTCACCTGCAAGTGGAGTAACCTACAGTTTTGATAATGGTAATTCCTACCAGGCATCAGCTACTGTTGGTAATCTATTGCCGAATACCTATCAATTGGTAGTAAAGAGCATAGCAGGAGGTTGTATATCCTCATCACAATCAGTTACGATCAATCAGCCACCTGTGATACCGCAGGCACCTGCTGCCAATATCACTCAAACAAGCTGTACATCAGCTACGGGTACTATTGCAGCAAGCAGTACCACACCTAATGTTGAATACAGCTTTGATAACGGAGCGACCTTCCAACCCGGAGGCACCAGCAGTGCTTTGGTAGCCGGCACTTACCAGGTATTGGTGAAAGAAATAAGCGGAGGTTGTGTTTCAACAGCAACCACAGCTATTATCAATACCCAGCCAACAGCTCCTGCCGATCCTCAATTGAATATAGTGCAGCCTACCTGTACCAATACCAATGGATTTATAACGGTTGTAAATGCACAAAACAATGCTACGTATAGCTTTGATAACGGAGTAACCTACCAGACCTCAGCTACGAGCGGCGCCTTATCACAGGGTAATTACCAGGTGATCGGCAAAAGCAATGCAGGGGGATGTTTATCGAATGCCGCTCCTGCCCCTATCAATGCCCCGCCGGCTATACCGCCTGCACCAACGGTAGGAAACAATGGTATCGTAAAATATTGCCAGCAGGATCTGGCACAGCCTTTAACAGCCAATGGTACTAATTTAACGTGGTACAATTCTTTTGGAGCTTCGATAGGAACGACTGCACCAACACCATTGACAGACCAGGGAGGCAGTACAACTTATTACGTGACTTCTTCCAACGGTATCTGTGAAAGTCCGAGAACGGGGATAACGGTAACGGTTAGTGCAGTATCTGCTTATGCGGGAGGTCCGGTAGTGGCAGTGGAAGAAGGTAAGTCAGCGAGATTGAATGGTCAGGCAAGTGGTACAGGAACGCTTACGATCAGCTGGTCTCCTGCAACATATTTGAACAGAACAGACATCGATACACCAACAGTAACACCGTTAAAGGATAAGCTGTATACGATGAAGGTAACCACGGCTGATGGTTGTTCAGACACGAGCAGCGTACAGGTGCTGATCTTAAAGATACCGGTGATACCGAATGCATTTTCACCGAATGGAGATGGGATCAATGATAAATGGGTGATCACGAACCTGGAAGGATACGAAGGATCAACCGTAAGTATCTTCAACCGTTACGGTCAGTTGTTGTATGAAGTGGCAGGTTTATCCTACAGCAATAATGCATGGGATGGAACTGTTCATGGAAACCCTGTACCGGTGGGCACTTACTATTATATAATTAAGCTGGTGGATGGCAAAAAACCAATCAGTGGTTCTATATCTGTTATCAGGTAA
- a CDS encoding cation:proton antiporter: MTTAIIITICSLLLIAYVFDLTSSKTKIPSVILLLLLGWIVKQAADLLDIHIPNLTPLLPILGTIGLILIVLEGSLELELNKSKTPMIAKSFVVALLPMVLLAFAVAYFLHKYENVSLKDALTNVIPLCVISSSVAISSARSLSTHNKEFVIYESSLSDIIGVLFFNFFALNSTIGFDSFGHFLLELVIIIIISFVATAALSLLLNKINHHIKFAPIILLVILIYDVSKIYHLPGLIFILLFGLFLGNLDELKRFKWIEKLKPDELDKEVHKFKELVVEATFLIRALFFLLFGYLINTSELLNTDSLIWSVSIVAAIFIIRAITFKLFKIPLNPLLAIAPRGLITILLFLSIEPSQTIPLINNSLLIQIIILTALVMMFGLMLNKPAIASTNEELDISS; this comes from the coding sequence ATGACAACCGCCATCATTATAACTATTTGTTCTTTACTTTTAATTGCATACGTTTTCGATCTTACTTCGTCTAAAACAAAAATCCCGTCTGTAATATTATTATTACTGCTTGGCTGGATCGTAAAGCAGGCAGCGGATCTATTAGACATTCATATACCTAACCTTACACCACTGTTACCAATACTTGGTACTATAGGACTTATATTAATTGTATTAGAAGGTTCATTGGAACTGGAATTGAATAAATCAAAAACACCAATGATCGCAAAGTCTTTTGTTGTAGCCCTATTACCAATGGTGCTATTAGCTTTTGCCGTTGCTTATTTTTTACATAAGTATGAAAATGTTTCTTTGAAAGATGCACTTACCAATGTTATTCCACTTTGTGTTATCAGCAGCTCCGTTGCTATTTCAAGCGCAAGATCACTAAGCACTCATAACAAAGAATTTGTTATTTATGAGAGCAGCTTGTCTGATATCATCGGTGTTTTATTTTTTAATTTTTTTGCATTGAACAGTACCATTGGGTTTGATTCATTCGGGCATTTTTTATTGGAGTTGGTCATCATTATTATTATTTCTTTTGTAGCTACCGCAGCCCTTTCATTGTTGTTGAACAAGATCAACCATCATATAAAATTTGCGCCCATTATTTTATTGGTCATTTTGATATATGATGTTTCAAAAATTTATCATTTACCCGGATTGATATTTATTTTATTATTCGGATTGTTTTTAGGCAACCTCGATGAATTAAAACGTTTCAAATGGATCGAAAAATTAAAGCCCGATGAATTAGATAAAGAAGTACATAAGTTTAAAGAATTGGTGGTAGAAGCTACGTTCCTGATCAGGGCATTATTCTTTTTATTATTCGGCTATTTAATTAATACATCCGAATTACTAAATACTGATTCATTGATTTGGTCCGTTAGCATTGTAGCAGCGATCTTTATTATAAGAGCCATCACATTCAAGCTGTTTAAAATTCCATTGAACCCGTTATTGGCTATCGCTCCAAGAGGCTTGATCACCATCCTGCTGTTTCTTTCTATCGAACCGTCTCAGACCATTCCCCTGATCAATAATTCGTTATTGATACAGATAATCATTTTAACTGCCCTGGTAATGATGTTTGGCTTAATGTTAAATAAGCCTGCCATAGCATCTACAAATGAAGAACTCGATATTTCCTCTTAA
- a CDS encoding T9SS type A sorting domain-containing protein has product MKKIYTFLLLISFSSAVKATIINISVTNYQFSPANVNVSVGDVVRFNFAPGTFHNATTNGVPNGLPSGAAALYSGDAGTQTTYSYTVTTAGTYEYVCEIHGDAATYSGMKGEFTASGVTPVILNKFLVNISSSKTALLTWSTQTEVNTDYFSVKKSTDDIHFTEIAKIPATGNSSALQQYNYTDNDISNNDKFVYYELAIVDKDGNQKLSNIEVFRNAAALPKLITQISPNPITKPGQLMVYFNSEKTGAMKVQVFDAEGRRVLSTNMSAMPGLNSGHIHVCDFSPGIYTINFSLDGLKESKRVVVN; this is encoded by the coding sequence ATGAAAAAAATTTACACCTTCCTTTTACTGATTTCTTTTTCAAGCGCTGTTAAAGCTACTATCATTAATATAAGTGTTACGAACTACCAGTTTAGTCCTGCTAATGTTAATGTAAGTGTAGGAGACGTTGTACGATTTAATTTTGCACCGGGCACTTTTCATAATGCTACTACTAACGGTGTTCCAAACGGGTTACCTTCAGGCGCTGCAGCATTGTATAGTGGAGACGCAGGCACCCAAACTACCTACAGCTATACAGTAACCACAGCAGGCACGTATGAATATGTTTGTGAAATTCATGGCGATGCTGCTACTTACAGTGGAATGAAAGGAGAATTCACTGCCTCAGGCGTAACTCCTGTTATTCTTAATAAATTTTTAGTAAATATCAGTTCTTCAAAAACGGCCTTGCTTACCTGGAGTACTCAAACAGAAGTAAACACAGATTATTTTTCTGTAAAAAAAAGTACAGATGACATTCACTTTACAGAGATCGCAAAGATCCCTGCTACAGGAAATTCTTCAGCCCTGCAACAATACAATTATACTGATAACGACATCAGCAATAACGACAAATTTGTTTACTATGAACTGGCAATTGTTGATAAAGACGGTAATCAAAAGCTGAGCAATATAGAAGTGTTCAGAAATGCAGCTGCTTTACCTAAACTAATTACACAGATCAGTCCGAACCCAATTACCAAACCCGGTCAGCTAATGGTATATTTTAATTCAGAAAAAACAGGAGCAATGAAAGTGCAGGTTTTTGATGCAGAAGGACGACGGGTTCTCTCCACGAATATGAGCGCTATGCCGGGTTTAAACAGTGGTCATATTCATGTTTGCGATTTCAGTCCGGGAATTTATACTATTAATTTTTCGCTGGATGGATTAAAAGAAAGCAAACGAGTAGTAGTAAATTGA